In the genome of ANME-2 cluster archaeon, the window TCAAGATAATCATCCCGGCGGAAATCTTTATGAAATACAAGGTTTTCGGTTTTATCTTCATACAAAAAATTAATCAGCTTTTGCATATCATGTGAATATTGAGATATCTCTTTGTTTATTGGGATAGGTATTACACCTGTGTAGGAAACCGCAGGGATTGCCGAAATATTATTAATATCTATTTCCTTATGGTCCTCAGGGGGTATTGGTTTGGGACTTGGAATTAAAATCAACAAAGATATAATTATTATAACAAGTAGAAGTATAATGGTCTGGAAGTTTTTATAAGCAATCCATTCTTCTTTATATCCCCGTTGTCTTCTCTGTTGATCCCATACCTTTTGTCCGTCTCTTCTTTTATCCTCTTTTTTTGTCTCCCTCTCCTTTTCTTCTCTTGCCCTTCTAAAGATATCCTCCTGTGAATATCTTCTATGGATGACTGACTGATAATAATGGTCATATTGCCATCGCTTATCACTGTCTGACAGCACTTCGTAAGCTTCCGCTATATCTTTAAACAATTCCTCAGCACGGTAGGATTTGTTAATATCGGGATGATACTGCTTTGCAAGTCTTCGATACGCTGATTTAATATCATTGATCGATGCATTCCTACTCACTCCAAGGATATCATAGTAATTTAGTTTGGAAGTCATAAATAACAGCCCATAATCCGATGGACAGATATTTGTGCATTTTTACTTGCCAATGTCATACAGCTTGTAAAACAATGTCTGATGCCTATTCTCCAGTTTGTTACTTTCTCGAGGCTGTATAAATATTTTATGATATTAATTGTGAATATTTCTTAACCTACGAAGGGGATACATCTACCCATATCAGGAGAATAAATTCTGGAGAAACAAAGTAAGGAAGATAGAGAATTGAGAACACTAACTAGATCAAGAGAAAGCCTTGTTAATAATAGTACTCAGATATTTTTGGAAAATCTGGAAGACATATAATTGATGGTTTGCTTGAAGGAAGGAGCATAGATGAAATCCTTAGTGGAATCAATCAAGTCAAAAGTAATAATATATTGCACACCAATTGGTCAGCCAATGACAGATACTGTGGGCATAACCGCCCTGATACCTCCTGAACTGGTCTATGCATGCCGGCACCGTCCCCTGGATGTGAACAATGTGGTACCCACATCCTCAATAAATCCCCGCAGCAAGCTGTGCGCATGGACTGCAGTATGGAGGGATGAGATAATGGAGGGAGGGCTGGATATTGATTCATTGGTAGTGGTAGCCGGGGGCGACTGCCACAATGCACTGGTCGACGGCCAGAAAGTAGCCTTAAGCGGCGTACCAACCCATTATTTCTTTTATCCATTTGACAGGGATCCTGATTACATGGCATCACAACTCGACGGATTGGCCGGGTTCCTGGGTGGTATAAAAAATAAGGAGATGTTTCGCACCATATCAGGATTAAAGGAAAAAGGATTGGCACTGGACCAATTAAGGGTTGACGACCGTGCCAGGGCAAGTGATGTATTTTCCGCACTGATATCTTTTGGCGACCTGCAGGGTGATCCTGCTGCCTTTGAGGAGGTGCTGGATACGATTCCACATACTGATGTGGAATATTCAAGCAGGGTTGCCCTTATCGGTGTACCGCCGATATATCCGGATTTCCATGAAGTGGCAGAGAGTTTCGGGTTGCATGTGGTATATGACGAACTGCCCTATGAATTCGTGAGATTGGGCGGGAATGATCTACAGGCCCTTGCCGGAAGTTACAGGAATTACAGCTTTTCAGGTCCTATCACGGGAAGGATAGAGATGATCAGGCAGGAACTGGACCGGCGGCGGGTTGATGGGGTGATCCATTATACCCAGTTTGCATGCCACCACACCCTGGAGGATGAGATATTCAGGGCACACCTGGATTATCCGATCCTTACGGTCCAGGGTGACCTGCCCCGGTCATCTTCTGAGCAGTTAAAGTTGAGGCTTGAAGCGTTTTCAGAGATGCTTGAGGTGATGCCATGAATACCGGGCTTGATGTGGGCAGCACCACTGCCAAGATCGTAAGGCTGGAGTCAGGAATAATTACAGCATCTAAAGTGGTGCCCAGTCATAGATGGAAGGAATTGCTGGAATATGGAAATAAGAGG includes:
- a CDS encoding DnaJ domain-containing protein — encoded protein: MTSKLNYYDILGVSRNASINDIKSAYRRLAKQYHPDINKSYRAEELFKDIAEAYEVLSDSDKRWQYDHYYQSVIHRRYSQEDIFRRAREEKERETKKEDKRRDGQKVWDQQRRQRGYKEEWIAYKNFQTIILLLVIIIISLLILIPSPKPIPPEDHKEIDINNISAIPAVSYTGVIPIPINKEISQYSHDMQKLINFLYEDKTENLVFHKDFRRDDYLEDAEFTRALAKNASRYGINLGGIFIT
- a CDS encoding 2-hydroxyacyl-CoA dehydratase, which produces MTDTVGITALIPPELVYACRHRPLDVNNVVPTSSINPRSKLCAWTAVWRDEIMEGGLDIDSLVVVAGGDCHNALVDGQKVALSGVPTHYFFYPFDRDPDYMASQLDGLAGFLGGIKNKEMFRTISGLKEKGLALDQLRVDDRARASDVFSALISFGDLQGDPAAFEEVLDTIPHTDVEYSSRVALIGVPPIYPDFHEVAESFGLHVVYDELPYEFVRLGGNDLQALAGSYRNYSFSGPITGRIEMIRQELDRRRVDGVIHYTQFACHHTLEDEIFRAHLDYPILTVQGDLPRSSSEQLKLRLEAFSEMLEVMP